One part of the Pseudoliparis swirei isolate HS2019 ecotype Mariana Trench chromosome 6, NWPU_hadal_v1, whole genome shotgun sequence genome encodes these proteins:
- the LOC130195083 gene encoding hemoglobin embryonic subunit alpha-like, whose protein sequence is MTSLNAKDKAAVKAIWAIVSGRKDDIGTDAVARMLTVYPQTKTYFSHWKDQSPTSPAVRTHGVKVMAGIEEAVSKIDDLKGGLSGLSELHAFTLRVDPANFKILSHCLLVVMASMFPNEFTPEVHVAMDKFLAAVSLALAEKYR, encoded by the exons ATGACCAGTCTCAATGCAAAGGACAAGGCGGCAGTCAAAGCCATCTGGGCTATAGTGTCTGGACGGAAAGACGACATCGGCACCGATGCTGTGGCCAG GATGCTGACGGTGTACCCGCAGACCAAGACTTACTTCTCCCACTGGAAGGACCAGAGCCCCACCTCTCCCGCTGTGAGGACGCACGGAGTCAAAGTGATGGCTGGAATTGAAGAAGCTGTGAGCAAAATCGACGACCTGAAAGGAGGTCTTTCTGGCCTCAGTGAGCTGCATGCCTTCACTCTGCGTGTGGACCCTGCCAACTTCAAG ATTCTCTCTCACTGCCTCCTCGTGGTCATGGCCAGCATGTTCCCCAATGAATTCACCCCTGAGGTCCACGTGGCCATGGATAAGTTCCTGGCTGCTGTGTCTCTGGCCCTGGCTGAGAAGTACCGATAA